From a region of the Daphnia magna isolate NIES linkage group LG1, ASM2063170v1.1, whole genome shotgun sequence genome:
- the LOC116917878 gene encoding LOW QUALITY PROTEIN: meckelin-like (The sequence of the model RefSeq protein was modified relative to this genomic sequence to represent the inferred CDS: deleted 2 bases in 1 codon), whose translation MMIVLVVSHVLYLVFVRVESYDVISSLSPKNCNDSSYFDSLSHKCKSCGIFQTASRDRLSCKCDVGRYPGYSEKTKSIECVSCVQSFQSDTCLKDNINCELYDIKVLQVIGNTTIARCLRCPLWHQPDASRLSCIPCSDKCHCPGDYEDVNGTCVKDYFSFPDTPSIFAHNLDGRTYTSNYLREWVRPAAAKCKVEGGGKYCEHLANICVLTDYNYDSQSACAFYRQLSTGFSHSIYYDDSQGDYLLNSARINILKDQTMEFVVKQYGLDGTYQLIQPLRSVFTSLCCTGVWKQIQRNANIYESCSLHLKTASIADMRFYELYFVDLAVNQSRLINVPVRVLNFLRGGVQRNKENDISRWQLTKRFFNFDVAIGSNQDENIDFIRYLSSFTIRFSVVQGEKSLGLRSLYATINYETVGSLENRKPPLVYFAVKNVVSMDEAMKSLEVALSVLSSFGALYALIRIVVWYIRSDKATIDLLTLIRLLIYGADILGNVILTVVFFFTFYWFITFRQQEEVTVSLPAAQEEQFIKDLVIGAFTLKAISVLWMTGEQCTVDIFLIDWESPKPTKAEVVSVWRMFFVANEWNELQVARKSSTSLQVILVLLALKVFQFERFALETPSTYFMTETLLNYSTVLRLALGLFTYLIIVLVQNVLNAAVFERYFENKVQRFTDVCTLSNISVWVRVYPRYGFYVHGRSPHGFADIDMPTMCQQLQREEENLCAQRGLVQGQDTQTFSIFFHHVLLDKWRKFQTSQVRCSNCVFKMFFIGTPFYNIRLIQPSGTNTTFNVRNQFLTSFLDHAIRDVDYEVRDRHFLETILDMEMWWNMTFNERTVFYNDGRNCFDSVLFYGNETTLVIFELALFALVDIFCHCYLTAAVTVFIVYKALQFLRYRFGRRNLAKKTMIDPRFLF comes from the exons ATGATGATCGTCTTAGTTGTTTCTCACGTGTTATATTTGGTCTTTGTTAGGGTGGAATCTTATGatgtaatttcttctctgTCACCCAAAAACTGTAATGATTCTTCTTACTTTGATTCACTCTCGCATAAATGTAAGAGTTGCGGGATCTTTCAAACTGCTTCTCGTGACCGTTTGAGCTGCAAATGTGACGTTGGGCGTTACCCCGGGTACAGTGAAAAGACGAAGTCAATTGAGTGCGTTTCATGCGTACAATCATTTCAGTCGGATACGTGTTTAAAAGACAATATCAACTGTGAATTGTATGACATAAAAG tcTTGCAAGTTATTGGAAATACTACCATTGCAAGATGTCTCAGATGTCCGCTATGGCACCAGCCTGACGCTAGTAGATTATCGTGTATACCTTGTTCCGACAAGTGTCATTGTCCTGGTGACTATGAAGACGTGAATGGAACATGCGTCAAagattatttttcatttcccgaTACGCCAAGCATCTTTGCCCACAATTTAGATGGACGTACGTACACATCCAATTATTTGCGAGAATGGGTTCGACCGGCTGCTGCTAAGTGCAAG GTCGAAGGCGGAGGAAAATATTGTGAGCATTTGGCCAATATATGCGTACTAACGGATTACAACTATGATTCCCAGTCAGCGTGCGCTTTCTATCGACAGTTATCTACTGGCTTTAGCCACTCCATCTACTACGACGATAGTCAAGGCGATTACCTTTTAAATTCAGCAAGAATAAATATACTCAAAGATCAA ACGATGGAATTTGTGGTGAAGCAATACGGGTTAGATGGTACCTATCAACTCATTCAACCTCTTCGTTCGGTTTTTACGTCATTGTGCTGCACTGGCGTTTGGAAACAAATTCAAAGAAATGCCAATATTTATGAAAGCTGCTCCCTTCATCTGAAAACTGCAAGCATAGCAGATATGCGTTTTTATGAACTTTATTTCGTTGATCTAGCGGTTAATCAGTCAAGGTTGATAAACGTTCCAGTGAGAGTGCTAAATTTTCTTCGTGGCGGAGTCCAACGTAATAAG GAAAATGATATTTCTCGTTGGCAACTTACGAAGAGGTTCTTCAACTTTGATGTGGCGATTGGTAGTAACCAAGATGAGAACATTGATTTCATACGTTATTTGTCTTCCTTTACTATTAG attttctgTGGTACAAGGCGAAAAATCCCTCGGGTTACGTTCACTTTATGCAACGATAAACTACGAAACTGTGGGCAGCCTTGAAAATCGAAAACCACCTTTGGTTTACTTTGCGGTAAAAAATGTCGTCAGCATGGACGAAGCTATGAAATCTCTTGAG GTTGCACTGAGTGTACTCAGCTCCTTTGGGGCTCTTTACGCTTTAATACGGATTGTCGTATG GTACATACGTTCAGACAAGGCAACGATTGATCTTCTGACTCTGATCCGTTTGTTAATCTACGGAGCAGACATCTTGGGCAATGTAATTCTAACAGTGGTATTCTTCTTTACTTTCTACTGGTTCATAACCTTCCGGCAACAAGAAGAGGTGACAGTAAGCCTTCCTGCAGCGCAAGAAGAGCAATTCATCAAAGATCTCGTTATCGGTGCTTTCACTTTAAAA GCTATTAGTGTACTATGGATGACCGGCGAGCAGTGTACCGTCGATATCTTTTTGATCGATTGGGAGAGTCCAAAACCAACGAAAGCTGAGGTTGTTAGCGTTTGGAGGATGTTCTTCGTAGCCAACGAATGGAATGAACTCCAAGTGGCTCGTAAGAGTTCCACGTCTCTCCAGGTTATCCTAGTTCTACTGGCTCTCAAG gtttttcaGTTTGAGCGCTTTGCTTTAGAAACTCCATCTACATACTTTATGACGGAAACGTTGTTAAATTACAGTACAGTATTACGTCTAGCGCTTGGCTTGTTCACCTATCTTATCATCGTCCTAGTGCAAAATGTCTTGAATGCTGCCGTCTTCGAGCGTTATTTTGAGAATAAGGTACAACGATTTACTGATGTCTGCACACTTTCGAATATTTCGGTTTGGGTCCGAGTATACCCTCGTTACGGCTTCTACGTTCACGGAAG ATCACCGCACGGTTTTGCTGACATCGATATGCCAACTATGTGTCAACAATTGCAgcgtgaagaagaaaatttatgtGCTCAACGCGGTCTTGTCCAAGGACAAGACACTCAAAcattttccatctttttccACCATGTTCTTTTGGATAAATGGCGGAAATTTCAAACCAGTCAGGTAAGATGCTCAAattgtgtttttaaaatg tttttcaTTGGCACGCCATTTTACAATATTCGTTTGATTCAGCCTAGCGGTACCAACACTACCTTCAACGTGCGAAACCAGTTTTTAACATCTTTTCTAGACCAC GCTATAAGAGACGTTGACTACGAAGTACGTGATAGACATTTTTTGGAAACCATACTCGACATGGAAATGTGGTGGAATATGACGTTCAACGAGCGTACTGTATTTTACAACG ACGgaagaaattgttttgattcGGTGTTGTTCTACGGCAATGAAACAACTTTGGTGATTTTCGAACTGGCTCTCTTCGCCTTGGTAGATATTTTTTGTCATTGCTACCTCACTGCCGCTGTTACCGTATTTATCGTCTATAAG GCACTTCAATTTCTCCGGTATCGTTTTGGAAGGCGGAACTTAGCAAAGAAAACCATGATCGATCCTCGTTTcttattttaa
- the LOC116917884 gene encoding cleavage and polyadenylation specificity factor subunit 5, giving the protein MACIQSCTNRVGWPKTEIKTEMSSMKFNQGSLTLHRTINLYPLSNYTFGTKDPLFERDPSVPARFQRMREEFDKVGMRRSVEGILLVHEHGLPHVLLLQLGTTFFKLPGGELNPGEDDIEGLKRLLTEILGRQDGVVQDWLIEDSVGNWWRPNFEPPQYPYIPPHITKPKEHKKLFLVQLQEKALFAVPKNYKLVAAPLFELYDNSQGYGPIISSLPQTMSRFDFIYM; this is encoded by the exons ATGGCGTGCATACAATCGTGTACGAATCGCGTCGGTTGGCCGAAAACTGAAATTAAAACGGAAATGTCCTCCATGAAATTTAATCAGGGTTCCTTGACGTTGCATCGCACTATCAATCT GTATCCTTTGTCAAATTACACCTTTGGAACAAAAGATCCTTTATTTGAAAGGGATCCATCTGTCCCTGCACGATTTCAACGAATGAGGGAAGAATTTGATAAAGTTGGAATGAGACGAAGTGTAGAGGGCATCCTTCTTGTCCACGAGCACGGTCTACCTCATGTTTTGTTGCTACAGTTGGGAACAACTTTCTTTAAACT GCCAGGAGGAGAGTTAAATCCAGGAGAAGATGATATTGAAGGGCTAAAAAGGCTACTTACAGAA ATTCTAGGCCGACAAGATGGTGTGGTTCAAGATTGGCTTATTGAAGATTCAGTTGGCAACTGGTGGCGACCAAATTTTGAACCACCACAGTACCCATACATACCCCCTCATATAACTAAACCAAAGGAGCACAAAAAACTTTTCTTAGTACAACTACAAGAGAAAG CTCTTTTCGCGGTACCTAAAAACTACAAACTCGTCGCAGCACCACTTTTTGAATTATATGACAATTCTCAAGGATACGGTCCTATCATTTCGTCCCTTCCGCAAACAATGAGCAG GTTTGATTTCATTTACATGTGA